Below is a genomic region from Pyrococcus kukulkanii.
TAGAAATTCCAAGATCAAGAGACTCATAATAGGAAAATCTAAGCTGAAGAACCTTACCCTTATAAACTCCGAAGTTGATTCCCTCGTGATCGTTGAATCAACGATAGATTTTCTTTACGTTACCGGGGTTAACAGTTATGGGATAAGTATTTGCTCAGTTGACTTCAGGTCATCAATACTCATTAGGGACTCTTCGGTTAAGTACGTGATGATAAACTCCACAGAATTCAGGCCTGAGGAAGTTACAGCAGAGGAGGAGTTTGGTGAGCTCGGAAGAATGGCGGGAAGAATCGAGATTTCAAATCTTAGCGGCGTAAGAAGGATCGCCGTGAATTCAAGGTACCCTCTAATAGAAAGGCTAAGTAAGGAGCTTGGACTCCAGTTTAACGTTACTAAGAGACCGGTCAGGGCTCATATCTTGTACTTAGGGGCCATAAGGTTTGATGAAAGCCCCAGGTTCAAGAGACAGGTTAGGATATACATTAACAGGTTCTCAGGTCAGTTGCTAGTTGAGAACCTTGCTGTTCCTGGGCACGTTGAAGTTGTGAGTAGTAAGGTACGGTACCCTGAATTCGTTCATGTCACGATATACAATAACCTTGTCCTCAGGAATTCCAAGCTCTACAGTGATGAAAACTGGAACTTGGCGTATCTGCCAAACTTATTGGCTGAACTTGAAGTTTACGGCTTTATAGTTATAGAGAACTGCCAGTTTAACAATCCTTACCTAGCTGAAGTCTTCTATAGAATAGCCAGAACCACCTGGGAGGAAAGCGGCGATAAGGAGAAGGCAGATGAGTACTACTACCTGGAGATGCTTGCTAGGAGAAAGAGGGTTCTTCAACACTATAGAAAAGGTCCCAGGACACTCAAAAAGACATTCAGACTTCTTGAAGTGCTCTTCGAGTTCTTTTTTGCCGACTTAACGTGCAAATATGGAACGGACTGGAAGAGGCCGGTATTCCTTTGGTTGGCTTTAGTTATATTTGGCTTTCCCGTTCTCTATGCCTTAACCTCTTCAGTAACCCCCATTAATTCAAGCTTTGACTATATGTACTTCAGCATAGTTACGGCAACAACTCTGGGGTACGGTGATCTACATCCAGTTGGTGTAGGAAAGGTCATTGCTTCGATTGAAGCAATCTTTGGAATGTTCATGTGGGCGGTCTTCCTTACGGTCTTTGCAAGGAAGTATATGAGGTGAGAATTATGATAGGCTTCATAGTGAATCCAATCGCTGGAATGGGTGGTAGAGTAGCCCTCAAGGGTACGGACGGTGTCCTTGAGGAGGCAATAAGAAGAGGGGCGAGGCCTGTAACCCCTGAACTGGCAAAGTTGTTCTTAAGCGAACTTAAAAATTACAATATTAAGATAAAATTCCTAACGGGCCCAGGTCCCCTGGGGGAGGATTATCTAAGGGAATTTAACTTCTCCCATGAGATAATTAGACATAGAGAGGTCGGGTTTAGGGACATTTATGGAGTAAAGGTTCCTGATACGACGGCAGAAGATACTAAGAAGCTTGTCAAGGAAATGCTTGGCGAGGTGGATCTCATAGTATTTGCTGGCGGAGATGGAACGGCGAGGGATATAGCTGAAGTCGTTGATCTAAAAGTTCCCATCTTGGGCATCCCTACGGGTGTGAAGATGTTCTCTGGGGTTTTTGCAACATCTCCGGAGGATGCAGCAAGGGTTCTTGTGGAATTTCTAAAGGGAAATGCAAGTATTGAGAAAAGGCCTATATTGGACCTTGATGAAGATGCTTACAGAAGGGATGAGCTTAGAGCAAGGAAATTTTATGAAGTTTTAACACCTGTCGTTGAAACGTTAGTTCAGGGTAGCAAAGAGGCCGTTAGGACAGAGGAAGAGGAAGATTTGGAGGCTTTAGCTGAAGCCGTTGCTGAAGATATCTTGGATAATGATGGGATTTACTTTTTGGGAGCTGGATCGACGATAAAGAGGATCAAGGATAAACTTGGCATAGATGGCACGTTGTTAGGAGTTGACGTGATCAGGGTGAAGGACGGGGGGGTGAAGTTGTTAGTTAAGGACGCTTCCGAAAAAGATCTATTGTCATTCCTTAAGGAGAGGCCTAAAGTAGTTGTAACGGTTATTGGTGGCCTTAACTTCCTATTTGGAAGGGGAAATCAGCAGTTCTCCCCAAGGGTGCTTAGCGAGATTAGCAAGGACGATGTTATAGTGGTTGCCACACCCTCAAAGATTAGGGAAGGGATCGTTAGGGTCTATACTGGGGATAGAAATGTTGATGAGAAATTCAAAGGTTACATACGGGTTAGAGTGTCTCCTTGGATGGAGAGGCTTGTAAAAGTAATTTAAAGATAGCAGAAACATTTATTTTCGTAACGAAACACGGAGAAACACTTAGAAATGCCTACGGAACACGGTATTCCTTATTTTTGTTGGGCTTTTATGTTGTGTTGGTGATGGATATGAGGAAGGTATTTGGTGTATTAATTCCGGTGTTGTTAGTACTGAGCGGAGTTGGGGTTGCCCAAGTAAGTGCCGAGACACAGAGCTTGGTAATCTTAGTAAGTGACAATGAGGCTGATCTAACGCTTGCTCAAAAGGTTGGTGAGTTGCTAAATGCAACCGTCGTTGTAACGAAGTGGGGCATGTTTAACGAGTCAGTGATCTCCCAAATAGTCGACCTTAGCCCGGATATTGTTCTTATAATAGGTGGGCCTCTTGCAGTGGTTTCAGTATATAAAGATGAGTTGGAGAATCTTGGAATTAACGTTACGAGGATAGGCGGACAGGATAGAGTTGAGACTAACCAGGGTCTCATTGAGTTCCTGTTGGAAAACTATCCTGACACACTTAACAACGTAACCGTGGCAATAGCTTACGGATGGGACTATGCTGCAATGCTACATCTTAGAAACAAGGGCTGCATAATCCCGATCCTTGTAAAGAACGACACAGTAAATGAAACCATAGTGAAGCAGTTCAGGAATGTGGAGATAGTTAGGAGCAAGTTCAGTGAGAGAATAATGAAGAGGGTTAAGGAAAAGGTAGGGGTAAAAGTCAGGGAGGTAATTGCTAACATTACCTCTGAAGAAGCCAAGGAAGCCATTGAGGTAGCCCAGGAAAAAGTTACCCTTGCGGAAAGCATACTAGCTAATGTAACAAACCCAAGTGCTGAGAGGCTAGTGGAGTTAGCCAAGGAAAAGCTTGAACTTGCGAAGAAAGCTTACGAAGAGGGCAAGTATGGGGAAGCATTTGGCCTGGCCGTTGCATCAAGGAGGCTCGCTGAAGTAGTTATTAGCTATTCAACTAAGGAATTTGAAAGGAGCATGAAGATGAACTATGTTATGAGGCTTAGGCTTAGGATAAGGGTTCTTGAGAGGGTAATGCTAAGACTTGAAGCGGGTGGAGCTAACGTCTCTATCGAAAAGGAGCTCTTGGAGCAGGCAAAAATGGCACTAAAGAATGGAGACATAGGGAAGGCGAAGATGCTCATAGAGGAAATCGAAAAAGGTCTAAGAGAGAAAATCAAGGAAAAAAGGATAAATAGGGGGAAAGGAAAGAAGATAGGAGGGAGGTGAGCGATGAAAAGCTTTTTGCCTTTGGTCTTAACTTTTATAATTTTGGCATCTGCCATACCGAGTAGTGTCGCTCAGGCTCAGAACCTAATAATTTTTGTGAGCGATAATGAGGCTGATTTAACTATTGCGGCGAAGGTTAGCGAGCTCTTAAACGCTGAACTAGTCGTGACTCCATGGGGTATTTACGATCCCAATGTCAGTGCAAAGATAATTGATATGGATCCCAGTTTGGTAATAATAATTGGTGGACCTGTTGCTGTTGTTGACAGGTATTCTGAGGATTTTCAGAGTTTTGGAGTTTCATATACGAGGCTTTATGGGGAAAATAGAGTCGAGACTGCAATGAAAGTCATTGAGTTCATAAAGAAGGATTATCCAGATATTCTAAGGGGAGCTAAATTCTTTGCCGTTTATGGGTGGGATCTTGGTGGAATATTAAGGTTGAGGGAAATTATGAAGGAAGATAAGAGTGTAATCCCTGTGTTCGTTGGACCAAACACAACTAACCTTCCAGTAACCATCAGCGGTGTAATTGTCACTAGCAATTCTGAAAAGATTATGGGGAGGTTTAAAGTGGGAAATGTTAGGGTAATTCAGGCTAAGATAACTAGGGATGTAGCATTGAAGGCTATTGAATATGCCCAAATGGCAATAGAGAATGCCAAAGAGGTATCTGGGGATCAAGAATTATTGAATTCTGCAATGACTCTTTTCGATCTCGCTAAAAAAGCTTTCTCTGAGGGAGACTATGAGAAAGCGTATGCCCTTGCATTTGCATCTCTAGCAAAAGCTCAGAAAACTATCGTGCTTGGCAATGTTGGTAAAGACTCGACCCTGGTCATGAAGCTGAAGTCTCAGCTTAGGCTGATGTGGGCACTAGTCTTTAGGTTGGAGGTGAAGGGGCAGGACGTTTCCCAGGCAACCTATTATCTTAAGCTGGCTGAGAAGGCCTTAGAGGAAGGAAAAATAGACGAAGCCATAATATACCTAGAGAAAGCTAAGGATAGTCTAAAAGAGAGAGTCAAAGGTAGGATGAAGTGGGAACCTGTAAGGGGCAGGGGAAGAGGAAGACCATAGTCACCTAGCATGAATTTCTACGATGTCGCCATCCTCTAGAACGTGATCCGGGCCAACTCTTTGTCCTGGGAACTTTACACTTTTTCCCCAAACTCTTGCGTATCTGAAGTTTTTCACTAAATCCTTGTGAATTCTCTCAGCAACATCCAGAACTGTTGCTCCCCTCTTCAATGCGATTGGAGGATATGCAGGCTCTTCCCCAGGACTCTTTGTGAAAACCCTAATTATATCAGCAACTTCATATAGAGCTTCTTTAACTGCCTCCAAATTTATTTTCTTTTTAGCGGAGACAGGAACAATCTTGAATTTATCTCCATATGTTTTGACTAACTTTTCATAATTCTCCTTGCTTCCTGGGGCATCTCCTTTATTTGCAATTATTATAGCCTTCCTCCAAACTAAACTGTCATCTAGAGCATCGGCAAATTCTTCCAAGGTTACGGGCTCCTTGACAGTTATTTCCGCTGAATGTATCTTTTCTTCTCTAAGCATCTTCATTACTTCATTTATATCTCCCTTTATGTTTTCAGCCCCATTTATCACTATTCCCCCGCTTGGAGTCTTTCTGATTTCTATCCTTGGTCTTCTCTTGTTTACTTTGATTCCTGCTCTCTCAAACTCTCTGAGCAAGATTTCCATTTGCTTAATTGGATCTTCGCTCAGGTCAACAACTATCGCTATTGCGTCGGCATTTCTTATAACTGCTAAGAGCTGAGGTCCCATACCTTTTCCTAATGCCGCCCCTTCCAGCAACCCAGGAACTTCTACAAGCTGTATTTGTACATCCCTATACTTCATCATTGCAGGAATAGGTTCTGTTGTTGTGAATGGATACTCAGCGCTCTCAACGTTGACACCGGTTAATGCTCTAAGAAGTTCAGATTTTCCAACGTTTGGTAGTCCGGCTAGGACTATCTGAGCAGCTCCCTCTTTCTTTACGGCTAATGAATACCCTCCTCCCTTTTTCTGTTGCCTCTGCCTTTCTAATTCCTTCCTTAGCTCTGCCAGCTTTCTCTTTATCTGCAGTCTGAGCTTTTCGGTTCCCTTGTGTTTTGGAACTAAAGCGTACATCTTCTCAAGTGCCCTGATCTTCTCTGGAATAGTCTTGGCGTTCCTATACTCCTCTTCAGCCGCTAGGTACTCTGCCGTAACGTTCGTTGGCATCTCTGCTCCCGAAGTCTCTTTCCCAATCGGTTTTATAAAATTGAGGTCGAAAAGTTTAAAGTAAGCTTTGGTTATTATATCCCGAGGTGAGAACCATGGTAAAGGTGAAGTTCCTGGGGCATGCCGCGTTTTACATTGAGGGGAGCAAGAAGATACTCATCGATCCATTTTTGAACGGCAACCCACAGGCCGCGGCCAAGCCCGAGGACTTTAGGGATGTTGACCTGATCTTAGTTACACACGCCCATGGAGATCACCTTGGAGACGCGGGAGAGATAGCAAAGCTCAGCGGGGCGAAGGTAGTTGCGATGTACGACATAGCGAACTACATCAGCGAGAAGTACAGGGGGGTTGAGACCGTTGGAATGAACTATGGGCCAACGGAGGTGGATGGTGTTAAGATCGTTCAAGTTCCAGCGTGGCACTCAAGTAGCGATGGAAAGTACAGCATAGGAAATGCCTGCGGTTACATAGTTGAGATCGATGGCGTGAAGATATATCACGCCGGAGACACCTTCGTGTTTAGGGATATGGAGCTTTTCGCTGAGCTCTACGGGCCAATTGACGTTGCCTTACTCCCAATAGGTGGACACTTCACGATGGGGCCAAAGGAGGCCGCTAAGGCTGTAGAGTTGCTCAAGCCCAAGTACGTAGTCCCAATGCACTACAACACCTGGCCGCCGATAGCCGCTGATCCAGAGGAGTTCAAGAAGTTGGTGGGAGAAAAGGCAAAGGTAGTTATACTCAAGCCTGGAGAGGAATTAGAACTTTAATGCTCTTTTGACTTCTTCTATCTTTAGTTTTACGAGGATATCCTTCTCCCTTGAAGTTTCCCCCCTAATTATCTCTACTTCTGCACCAAAGAATCTTGAGAGAAACTTGACTAGTTCCTTGTTAGCTTTTCCTCCTACTGGAGGGGCTTTAACGCTCACTTTCAGCCTATTTCTCCATGGATCTATGCCTTCTATTTTGTTTTCTTTTGCATTTGGCTTAACTATAATCTGAATAATTGTTCCTTTTCCAGTTTCTTTAAGCATTGGCCTCACCGAATATCCTTTCAAGGAACCAGTTTTTATCGAATGGCATTAGGTCGTCATAGCCCTGACCAACGCCGACGAATATTATTGGTGCATCTATGACGTGGCTTATGCTTAACGCCGCCCCTCCCCTTGCGTCTGCATCTAGCTTTGTGAGCACCACAGCATCTATCTTCACTGCCTCGTTGAACTGCCTTGCCTGCTCAACTATCGCATTTCCAGCTAGTGCATCGCCCACAAAGACCACCAAGTTCGGCTTTGTAACCCTTGCTATCTTCTTCATTTCATCCATGAGATTCCTGTTAGTCTCGCTCCTTCCAGCGGTGTCTATGAGGACAACATCAATACCTCTAGCCTTGGCATGTTGAATTGCATCATAGGCCACCGCGGCAGGATCTGCGCCGTAGGAGTGCTTTATAACCCTAACTCCAACTCTCTTGGCGTGTTCCTCTAACTGTTCGATTGCTCCAGCTCTGAAGGTGTCGCTTGCCGCTATCACAACGCTGAAGCCGTTCTTCTTGAGCCAGTACGCTATCTTCGCTATTGTGGTCGTTTTTCCTGAGCCATTGAATCCGACGAACATTATTATGTACGGCTTTTCGGCCTTCTTTATCTCTTCTATCAGATTTATCCTCCTAGATGTCTCAAGTATTTCGGATATGGCCTCTCTAACGGCTTCTTCGATGATTTTTTCCTTGTCGGTTCCTATCCTGACTTTCCTCCCGACTAATTTTTCCTTTATCTTCTCTCTAAGGGCATCAACAACTTCTAAGGCCACATCTGCCTCTAAAAGCTCGAGCTCTAGCTCATCCAGTGCCTCATCCACATCTTTCTCCTTTATCTCGACCATCAGCAGTTTATCCAATAATCCCTTTTTCTCAGCTTCTTTCTCCTCCTTTTCGACGTTCTCCTCAACCCTCTTTACAAATGACCTTAATTTCTCCTTGAGCTTTCCAAACATGTCCTTCCCCCTGTGAGAGTTCCCCATATGTATATAAATTTAAGTTCAAGAAAATGCATTCAAATGTCTCGGGAATATCTAGGTAGTCTTGACTAATTTTGCTTAGACAGCTCGAACTTTTTGGCAGAATAAAACAAAAAATTGCCAAAGTTTCATTAAATATAGCCCATTGGAAAGCTGGCAACTTTATTTTCTAAACGTTCGGTTCACTCACGAAAGATTTAAATGGTTTACAAATGTAAAACCTGTTAGGGGATTGCAGGTGGTCGATATGGCAAATGTC
It encodes:
- the ftsY gene encoding signal recognition particle-docking protein FtsY; the protein is MFGKLKEKLRSFVKRVEENVEKEEKEAEKKGLLDKLLMVEIKEKDVDEALDELELELLEADVALEVVDALREKIKEKLVGRKVRIGTDKEKIIEEAVREAISEILETSRRINLIEEIKKAEKPYIIMFVGFNGSGKTTTIAKIAYWLKKNGFSVVIAASDTFRAGAIEQLEEHAKRVGVRVIKHSYGADPAAVAYDAIQHAKARGIDVVLIDTAGRSETNRNLMDEMKKIARVTKPNLVVFVGDALAGNAIVEQARQFNEAVKIDAVVLTKLDADARGGAALSISHVIDAPIIFVGVGQGYDDLMPFDKNWFLERIFGEANA
- a CDS encoding metal-dependent hydrolase, which codes for MVKVKFLGHAAFYIEGSKKILIDPFLNGNPQAAAKPEDFRDVDLILVTHAHGDHLGDAGEIAKLSGAKVVAMYDIANYISEKYRGVETVGMNYGPTEVDGVKIVQVPAWHSSSDGKYSIGNACGYIVEIDGVKIYHAGDTFVFRDMELFAELYGPIDVALLPIGGHFTMGPKEAAKAVELLKPKYVVPMHYNTWPPIAADPEEFKKLVGEKAKVVILKPGEELEL
- a CDS encoding cell wall-binding repeat-containing protein, which gives rise to MASAIPSSVAQAQNLIIFVSDNEADLTIAAKVSELLNAELVVTPWGIYDPNVSAKIIDMDPSLVIIIGGPVAVVDRYSEDFQSFGVSYTRLYGENRVETAMKVIEFIKKDYPDILRGAKFFAVYGWDLGGILRLREIMKEDKSVIPVFVGPNTTNLPVTISGVIVTSNSEKIMGRFKVGNVRVIQAKITRDVALKAIEYAQMAIENAKEVSGDQELLNSAMTLFDLAKKAFSEGDYEKAYALAFASLAKAQKTIVLGNVGKDSTLVMKLKSQLRLMWALVFRLEVKGQDVSQATYYLKLAEKALEEGKIDEAIIYLEKAKDSLKERVKGRMKWEPVRGRGRGRP
- a CDS encoding cell wall-binding repeat-containing protein yields the protein MRKVFGVLIPVLLVLSGVGVAQVSAETQSLVILVSDNEADLTLAQKVGELLNATVVVTKWGMFNESVISQIVDLSPDIVLIIGGPLAVVSVYKDELENLGINVTRIGGQDRVETNQGLIEFLLENYPDTLNNVTVAIAYGWDYAAMLHLRNKGCIIPILVKNDTVNETIVKQFRNVEIVRSKFSERIMKRVKEKVGVKVREVIANITSEEAKEAIEVAQEKVTLAESILANVTNPSAERLVELAKEKLELAKKAYEEGKYGEAFGLAVASRRLAEVVISYSTKEFERSMKMNYVMRLRLRIRVLERVMLRLEAGGANVSIEKELLEQAKMALKNGDIGKAKMLIEEIEKGLREKIKEKRINRGKGKKIGGR
- a CDS encoding DUF167 family protein; protein product: MLKETGKGTIIQIIVKPNAKENKIEGIDPWRNRLKVSVKAPPVGGKANKELVKFLSRFFGAEVEIIRGETSREKDILVKLKIEEVKRALKF
- a CDS encoding OBG GTPase family GTP-binding protein; translation: MPTNVTAEYLAAEEEYRNAKTIPEKIRALEKMYALVPKHKGTEKLRLQIKRKLAELRKELERQRQQKKGGGYSLAVKKEGAAQIVLAGLPNVGKSELLRALTGVNVESAEYPFTTTEPIPAMMKYRDVQIQLVEVPGLLEGAALGKGMGPQLLAVIRNADAIAIVVDLSEDPIKQMEILLREFERAGIKVNKRRPRIEIRKTPSGGIVINGAENIKGDINEVMKMLREEKIHSAEITVKEPVTLEEFADALDDSLVWRKAIIIANKGDAPGSKENYEKLVKTYGDKFKIVPVSAKKKINLEAVKEALYEVADIIRVFTKSPGEEPAYPPIALKRGATVLDVAERIHKDLVKNFRYARVWGKSVKFPGQRVGPDHVLEDGDIVEIHAR
- a CDS encoding potassium channel family protein, whose translation is MCEYVYSSGKKCRRKALKGSKYCSLHIPFEEGELLYGEKIKEIKRRAFERALERGVRHFEGVQLYDVVIIEKELKEALIFRNSKIKRLIIGKSKLKNLTLINSEVDSLVIVESTIDFLYVTGVNSYGISICSVDFRSSILIRDSSVKYVMINSTEFRPEEVTAEEEFGELGRMAGRIEISNLSGVRRIAVNSRYPLIERLSKELGLQFNVTKRPVRAHILYLGAIRFDESPRFKRQVRIYINRFSGQLLVENLAVPGHVEVVSSKVRYPEFVHVTIYNNLVLRNSKLYSDENWNLAYLPNLLAELEVYGFIVIENCQFNNPYLAEVFYRIARTTWEESGDKEKADEYYYLEMLARRKRVLQHYRKGPRTLKKTFRLLEVLFEFFFADLTCKYGTDWKRPVFLWLALVIFGFPVLYALTSSVTPINSSFDYMYFSIVTATTLGYGDLHPVGVGKVIASIEAIFGMFMWAVFLTVFARKYMR
- a CDS encoding ATP-NAD kinase family protein produces the protein MIGFIVNPIAGMGGRVALKGTDGVLEEAIRRGARPVTPELAKLFLSELKNYNIKIKFLTGPGPLGEDYLREFNFSHEIIRHREVGFRDIYGVKVPDTTAEDTKKLVKEMLGEVDLIVFAGGDGTARDIAEVVDLKVPILGIPTGVKMFSGVFATSPEDAARVLVEFLKGNASIEKRPILDLDEDAYRRDELRARKFYEVLTPVVETLVQGSKEAVRTEEEEDLEALAEAVAEDILDNDGIYFLGAGSTIKRIKDKLGIDGTLLGVDVIRVKDGGVKLLVKDASEKDLLSFLKERPKVVVTVIGGLNFLFGRGNQQFSPRVLSEISKDDVIVVATPSKIREGIVRVYTGDRNVDEKFKGYIRVRVSPWMERLVKVI